Proteins co-encoded in one Ictalurus punctatus breed USDA103 chromosome 18, Coco_2.0, whole genome shotgun sequence genomic window:
- the sc5d gene encoding lathosterol oxidase (The RefSeq protein has 1 substitution compared to this genomic sequence) — translation MDLLLNFADSHFFTPYVYPTFWPEDEPLRQIIGLLVITNLGATVLYLGLGSLSYYFIFDHNLMKHPQFLENQVRREIKFALTSLPWISIPTVALFFAEVRGYSKLYDNVSESPLGWPGLIFSMFSFLFFTDMCIYWIHRFLHHKLVYKRFHKPHHLWKIPTPFASHAFHPVDGFLQGIPYHIYPFLFPLHKVLYLGLYVFVNIWTISIHDGDYRVPRLLQKFINGAAHHTDHHLFFDYSYGQYFTLWDYLGGSYRHPSALMGKGPLECIRNLKSSLMVHEE, via the exons ATGGATCTGCTACTGAATTTTGCTGACTCACATTTCTTCACTCCGTATGTGTACCCGACCTTCTGGCCTGAAGATGAGCCTCTGCGACAGATCATCGGGCTGCTGGTGATCACCAACCTCGGCGCCACAGTTTTGTATCTTGGCCTGGGAAGTTTAAGCTACTACTTCATCTTTGACCACAATTTAATGAAACACCCTCAGTTTTTAGAG AACCAGGTGAGACGTGAAATAAAGTTTGCTCTGACGTCTTTGCCGTGGATCAGCATTCCCACAGTGGCACTGTTCTTTGCTGAAGTACGAGGCTACAGCAAGCTCTACGACAATGTTAGTGAATCTCCACTgg GTTGGCCAGGACTGATCTTTAGCATGTTCTCCTTCCTCTTTTTCACCGATATGTGCATCTACTGGATTCACCGATTCCTGCATCACAAACTGGTCTATAAG CGTTTCCATAAACCTCACCACCTCTGGAAGATCCCGACTCCGTTCGCCAGCCACGCATTCCACCCGGTAGATGGCTTTCTTCAGGGAATACCCTACCACATCTACCCTTTCCTCTTCCCCCTGCACAAGGTACTCTACCTGGGCCTCTATGTGTTTGTTAACATATGGACCATCTCCATTCATGATGGTGACTACCGGGTCCCAAGGCTGCTGCAGAAATTCATCAACGGAGCTGCACATCACACCGATCACCATCTGTTTTTCGACTATAACTACGGTCAGTATTTCACGCTGTGGGATTACCTCGGAGGCTCGTACAGGCATCCGTCAGCTCTGATGGGGAAAGGGCCGCTTGAGTGCATCAGGAACCTAAAGAGTTCATTAATGGTGCACGAAGAGTAA
- the arhgap32b gene encoding rho GTPase-activating protein 32 isoform X6, which translates to MKSRPTKQKLKQRGILRERVFGCDLGEHLLNSGHDVPQVLKSCTEFIEKHGIVDGMYRLSGIASNIQKLRHEFDSEQIPDLTKDVYIQDIHCVGSLCKLYFRELPNPLLTYQLYEKFSEAVSAATDEERLIKIHDVIQQLPPPHYRTLEFLMRHLSRLAAFSYVTNMHSKNLAIVWAPNLLRSKQIESACFSGTAAFMEVRIQSVVVEFILNHVDVLFSSKLSSLIREGAGHNSLSRPKSLLVPSPSTKLLTLEEAQARTQAQINSPVTADSKYIEVGEGPAALQGKFHTVIEFPTERKRQPIKSKKSPVGSWRSFFNLGKSSSTSKRKLHRNPSEPNELKAMALGGSRGDTGTLRSAKSEESLSSLHNVEGESKVYRPRRPRSSSDALSTSFNGDLMDSRQHCNSYDNIDHGDSEGDDGPICVPALISPPRSTDDVDLSPPDIGMATLDFDPMSFQCSLPLAESAAVSPDTEAVNLKRGPGSASDSEPVSPVRPKITSFQSPDLSPAFQSASNSSEKIMFQSSESCEKFAVLAPLCTSQPTDTSIVSEGSESPEHKPSPTSPPVQVTPAKIIPLSFKSTDLPLSEAIQLELLSKSASCENKEALGINALQQINAQDQPGAVALDSPNSTAPVSSMSLLPSPQPKNTARMLALALAESAQQATILSRRESSEPPTPVSPLRSQEFVEPLDWPPPPTLKPQTSQEETADVPQLPAPASLPASCTPAETLIQSTSMHLIIDDSEMSPSMSGNREQVVTFVAPSKAASPSQPVQLSHTHNSPERQQPSVSQTPASTETCSTTKATATSTISRKELVVTPQPSPESVLPAPTTKSLEQPVAVLQPQRQVQVQSQPQLQLHSQCQPQVQIHSQCQPQTQYKNQPNARVAPTTATSPEQSGERPWESIKPVNPRMESVSHHQTHGTTPPPPPPPVRSIESKLAAAALCKTEAANAAPYHAILGEGSMPPSLDDTLPQTHPSQRKSSVHLSAYVYHSKGETGIIEPTGEAYYHQRPTPAGPSAMGCHYRPDSVPPHLSYVSKSEPQIPYRAHGDGRYNTIGPRSFHQSMKSREAMRGEYISPGSLHRSHGYSSMDGHAAYPTIRRVHSLHVPPTAIRSAPVTRTEVPPDDDLYYYQRPVYHCKSYQQPSQSEYHVTQLQPYFENGRVQYRYSPYSGTHPLDVPYYDVDPYGTVRLRHFHSFSSRDAGPHPNRSGAKSGGYHYLSRHAIPVKEHTFVSRDMPPYHGPKGAVYYAWDPEEAERLRMHSIRRESRARQKVKGPIMSQYDNVGPYMPSDIGGLEVLHLRSKSDPGKAVLVTAEGKNGRCSVTPGPQHVSRHLMSDPDILMYMETEKHCQGNGVGDRVSATKQSSSRTYQSTHSHLTQPPSRSMPHISEGIHLESKCEPVDSQMSSKHWQEHKDSKSYQARYDRPDPERHIGRVKTTSNSEDDQKTAPVKPVPPPKPERSHSVRERHHYNQPNPPQAQDSFSHQPHGQRQSTVTQQSHYDNLDDYQPVPHSQTPLPNRSGSSLYSTPGYTASHANRAYSTALGQGAFIRAELAMQRPETEINAE; encoded by the exons ATGAAGTCCCGGCCCACAAAGCAGAAGCTGAAGCAGCGAGGTATCCTCAGAGAGAGGGTGTTTGGATGTGACCTGGGAGAGCATCTTCTCAACTCTGGCCACGATG TCCCCCAGGTGCTTAAGAGTTGCACAGAGTTCATTGAGAAGCATGGAATTGTGGATGGAATGTATCGGCTCTCTGGGATCGCATCCAACATCCAGAAATTGAG GCATGAATTTGATTCAGAGCAGATCCCAGATCTGACCAAAGATGTGTACATCCAAGATATCCACTGTGTGGGCTCACTGTGCAAGCTCTATTTCCGAGAGCTGCCTAACCCACTGCTCACCTATCAACTTTATGAGAAATTCTCG GAGGCAGTTTCAGCAGCTACAGATGAGGAGAGGCTAATCAAAATACATGATGTCATCCAGCAGCTGCCTCCTCCGCATTACAG GACTTTGGAGTTTCTGATGAGGCATTTGTCAAGGCTAGCAGCATTTAGCTATGTGACTAACATGCACAGTAAGAATTTGGCCATTGTTTGGGCCCCCAACCTACTGAG gTCTAAGCAGATTGAGTCTGCATGCTTCAGTGGAACAGCTGCCTTCATGGAGGTACGAATACAGTCAGTTGTGGTCGAATTCATCCTGAACCATGTGGACGTTCTCTTCAGCTCTAAACTTAGTTCACTGATCAGAGAAGGAGCTG GTCATAACTCTTTGTCTCGTCCTAAATCGCTGCTAGTACCTTCGCCTTCTACCAAGCTGCTTACATTAGAGGAAGCTCAGGCACGCACACAAGCCCAAATCAACTCTCCTGTAACTGCAGATAGCAAATATATTGAAGTGGGAGAAGGACCTGCTGCCTTACAGGGCAAATTCCATACAGTCATTGAGTTCCCTACAGAAAG aaAAAGGCAACCTATAAAATCAAAGAAGTCACCAGTTGGCAGTTGGCGGTCATTTTTTAACCTTGGCAAGTCTTCCTCTACGTCTAAGCGCAAACTGCACCGGAACCCAAGTGAACCCAATGAACTCAAAGCTATGGCATTAGGAGGAAGCAGAGGAGATACTGGCACTCTTCGATCTGCGAAGAGTGAAGAGTCTCTCAGTTCACTGCACAATGTTGAAG GAGAGTCTAAAGTGTATCGGCCACGCAGACCACGCTCCAGTAGTGATGCTCTCTCCACATCCTTTAATGGTGACCTGATGGACAGCCGACAGCACTGCAATTCTTATGATAATATAGACCATGGAGACAGTGAAGGGGATGATGGCCCAATCTGTGTGCCAGCTCTTATTTCCCCACCACGCTCTACTGATGATGTGGATTTGAGCCCCCCTGACATTGGCATGGCCACTTTGGACTTTGACCCTATGTCTTTCCAATGCAGTCTGCCCTTGGCCGAGAGCGCCGCCGTTTCTCCTGACACTGAAGCTGTAAATCTCAAGAGGGGTCCTGGCAGTGCTAGTGACTCAGAGCCAGTTTCGCCTGTCAGACCGAAGATTACTAGTTTTCAGTCTCCTGATCTCAGTCCAGCCTTTCAAAGTGCTTCTAACTCTTCTGAGAAAATTATGTTCCAGTCTTCTGAGAGCTGTGAAAAGTTTGCAGTGTTGGCACCCTTATGTACATCTCAACCTACTGATACCTCAATAGTTAGTGAAGGATCAGAGAGCCCTGAGCACAAGCCATCTCCAACGTCTCCACCTGTCCAGGTTACTCCAGCCAAAATTATCCCATTGTCTTTTAAATCCACCGATTTGCCTCTAAGCGAAGCTATTCAGCTAGAGCTTCTCTCCAAATCTGCTTCATGCGAGAATAAAGAGGCATTAGGGATCAATGCATTACAACAAATCAATGCTCAGGATCAACCAG GAGCTGTAGCTTTGGACTCACCAAATAGCACTGCTCCAGTCAGCTCTATGTCTCTACTTCCTTCTCCCCAACCAAAGAACACTGCCCGCATGCTGGCTTTAGCGTTAGCTGAATCTGCTCAGCAGGCTACCATTCTATCTCGGAGGGAATCCTCTGAACCTCCCACACCTGTTTCACCCCTCAGGTCACAGGAGTTTGTGGAACCCCTTGACTGGCCACCCCCTCCCACCCTTAAACCACAGACTTCCCAAGAAGAAACAGCAGATGTGCCACAGCTTCCTGCTCCTgcctctttacctgcttcctgCACCCCAGCTGAAACACTAATCCAATCCACCAGCATGCATCTCATCATAGATGACAGTGAAATGTCTCCCAGTATGTCTGGCAATAGAGAACAAGTTGTCACTTTTGTGGCTCCCAGCAAAGCTGCGTCTCCTAGCCAACCCGTTCAACTTTCCCACACACATAACAGTCCAGAGAGACAGCAGCCTTCTgttagccagacaccagctagCACTGAAACCTGCAGCACCACCAAAGCTACCGCCACATCCACCATTAGTAGAAAGGAACTTGTGGTCACACCACAACCAAGTCCTGAAAGTGTTTTACCAGCACCAACCACAAAATCCCTGGAACAGCCAGTAGCTGTTCTGCAGCCTCAGCGTCAGGTGCAGGTTCAGTCACAGCCTCAACTACAGCTTCACTCTCAGTGTCAGCCTCAAGTACAGATTCACTCTCAGTGTCAGCCTCAAACGCAGTACAAGAATCAACCTAATGCACGAGTTGCACCTACAACAGCAACATCCCCAGAGCAGTCTGGAGAAAGGCCTTGGGAATCTATAAAGCCTGTAAATCCTAGAATGGAAAGTGTTAGCCATCACCAGACTCATGGgaccacaccaccaccaccaccaccccctgTTCGCTCAATCGAAAGTAAACTAGCAGCAGCCGCTCTGTGTAAAACTGAAGCTGCCAATGCAGCCCCCTATCATGCTATTTTGGGAGAGGGATCTATGCCCCCATCATTGGATGACACACTCCCACAGACTCATCCATCACAACGCAAGTCTTCCGTTCATCTGTCAGCTTATGTTTACCACTCTAAAGGAGAGACCGGCATAATAGAGCCCACTGGAGAGGCCTATTACCATCAAAGACCTACCCCTGCTGGGCCATCAGCCATGGGTTGTCATTACCGGCCTGACAGTGTGCCTCCTCATCTATCATATGTATCTAAGTCAGAGCCCCAGATTCCTTACAGAGCCCACGGTGATGGACGCTACAATACAATTGGACCAAGGTCCTTCCACCAGTCAATGAAATCTCGTGAAGCAATGAGGGGTGAATATATTTCCCCAGGATCACTGCACCGCAGCCATGGCTACAGCTCAATGGATGGACACGCCGCATATCCAACAATCCGCAGGGTACATTCTCTACATGTCCCACCCACTGCCATCAGGTCAGCACCAGTAACTAGAACAGAGGTTCCTCCAGATGATGATCTCTATTACTATCAGCGACCAGTCTACCACTGCAAGTCATACCAACAGCCTTCACAGTCGGAATATCATGTCACTCAACTGCAACCTTACTTTGAGAATGGAAGAGTCCAGTACCGGTACAGTCCTTACTCTGGCACTCACCCTCTTGATGTTCCCTACTATGATGTGGATCCTTATGGTACTGTTCGTTTACGCCATTTCCACTCGTTCAGTAGTCGTGACGCTGGTCCTCACCCCAACAGGTCAGGGGCTAAATCAGGTGGCTATCACTATTTGTCACGGCATGCCATTCCTGTGAAAGAGCATACATTTGTAAGTAGGGACATGCCTCCCTACCATGGCCCAAAAGGAGCTGTTTACTATGCTTGGGACCCAGAGGAAGCAGAAAGGCTACGGATGCATTCTATTCGCAGAGAAAGTCGGGCGAGACAAAAGGTTAAAGGCCCCATCATGTCGCAGTATGACAATGTGGGGCCCTACATGCCAAGTGATATTGGGGGATTAGAAGTGCTACACTTGCGCAGTAAGTCAGATCCTGGTAAAGCTGTGTTGGTCACTGCTGAAGGAAAAAATGGGAGATGCAGTGTAACTCCTGGACCTCAGCATGTCTCCAGACACCTGATGTCAGACCCAGACATTCTCATGTATATGGAAACCGAAAAACACTGCCAGGGGAATGGAGTGGGAGACAGAGTTTCAGCAACAAAACAAAGTAGCTCCAGGACCTACCAGTCCACCCATTCACATCTGACACAGCCTCCCTCACGGAGCATGCCACATATATCAGAAGGCATCCATCTTGAGTCCAAGTGTGAGCCAGTAGACAGTCAGATGAGCAGTAAACACTGGCAGGAGCACAAAGACAGCAAAAGCTATCAAGCGCGATATGATCGCCCAGATCCAGAGCGGCATATAGGAAGGGTCAAAACCACTAGCAACAGTGAAGATGACCAGAAGACAGCCCCCGTGAAGCCTGTTCCCCCTCCCAAACCGGAGAGATCTCATAGTGTTAGAGAACGGCATCACTACAACCAACCTAATCCTCCTCAAGCACAGGACTCCTTTTCTCACCAACCgcatggacagagacagagtacTGTTACTCAACAATCCCATTATGATAATCTGGACGATTATCAACCAGTACCTCATTCACAAACCCCATTGCCAAACCGCAGTGGTTCAAGCTTATACAGTACCCCTGGATACACAGCGTCACACGCTAATCGTGCATACTCCACTGCCTTGGGACAGGGTGCTTTTATCCGAGCTGAGCTTGCCATGCAGAGGCCCGAAACCGAGATTAATGCAGAGTAA
- the anapc13 gene encoding anaphase-promoting complex subunit 13 isoform X1 translates to MDSEVQRDGRVLDLTDDAWREDRLPYEDVTIPLSELPEAEQDNGGSTESVKEQEMKWSDLALQSLHENTPSTGT, encoded by the exons ATGGACAGTGAGGTTCAGAGAGACGGGAGAGTGCTGGATTTGACCGATGATGCGTGGAGGGAAGACCGGCTGCCCTACGAGGATGTAACGATTCCCCTG AGTGAACTTCCAGAAGCGGAGCAGGACAATGGAGGATCCACAGAGTCAGTCAAAGAGCAAGAAATGAAGTGGTCTGACTTGGCTCTGCAAAGTTTGCATGAAAATACtccaagtactgggacataa